A window of the Lolium perenne isolate Kyuss_39 chromosome 7, Kyuss_2.0, whole genome shotgun sequence genome harbors these coding sequences:
- the LOC127313684 gene encoding acyl-coenzyme A oxidase 3, peroxisomal: MDPTPATAARRAAAIARHLAGLPSGAVAALHSSPCLSYAPPESTEAPPAFSPTELRALLDGHHLRDRDWVFGAMEESPLFCPRRTGGKVFLSPDYNEGKEGQREATMRRIGYLTRRGVFRGWLTEPGPEAELRKLALLEALSVYDHSLVIKIGVHFFLWGGAIKFLGTKRHHDKWLSDTENYVIKGSFAMTELGHGSNVRGIETIATYDSQTREFVINTPCESAQKYWIGGAANHATHTIVFAQLHINGRNEGVHAFVAQIRDQDESVLPNIHIADCGHKIGLNGVDNGRIWFNNIRVPRENLLNLVADVLPDGQYVSTVDDPDQRFAAFLSPLTFGRVYIAVSSVYISKVGLAIAVRYALSRRAFSITPDAPEMLLLDYPSHQRRLLPLLAKACMMSSAGNFMKNMYVKRTPEISKAIHVYSSALKATLTWQNMTTIQECREACGGQGLKTENRVGIFKAEFDVQSTFEGDNNVLLQQVSKALYAEFVATQKKKKPFKGLGLEHLNGPCPVIPDCLTSGILRSSKFQMDLLCLRERDLLNQFTKEVSQYLAQGESREKAFMLSYQIGEELARAFTERTILQIFLEDERNAPAGSLKDVLGLLRSMYVTVCIDESASFLRNGYLSRDNVATVRKEVMALCSELRPHALAIVSSFGIPDAFLSPLAFDWIQANALSSESE; the protein is encoded by the exons ATGGATCCTACTCCCGCCACCGCCGCCCGCCGCGCGGCGGCGATCGCCCGTCACCTAGCCGGCCTCCCCTCCGGCGCCGTGGCCGCGCTGCATTCCTCCCCGTGCCTGAGCTACGCGCCGCCGGAATCCACCGAGGCTCCGCCGGCATTCTCGCCGACGGAGCTCCGCGCGCTCCTCGACGGGCACCACCTGAGGGACCGCGACTGGGTGTTCGGCGCGATGGAGGAGAGCCCGCTCTTCTGCCCGCGCCGCACCGGCGGGAAGGTCTTCCTGTCGCCGGACTACAACGAGGGGAAGGAAGGGCAAAGGGAAGCCACCATGCGCCGGATCGGGTACCTCACGCGGCGGGGCGTGTTCCGTGGCTGGCTCACGGAGCCAGGGCCCGAGGCCGAGCTCCGCAAGCTCGCGCTGCTCGAGGCCCTCAGCGTCTACGACCACTCCCTCGTCATCAAGATCGGCGTCCACTTCTTCCTCTG GGGTGGTGCGATCAAGTTTCTTGGAACGAAGCGGCATCATGACAAGTGGTTGTCAGACACGGAAAATTATGTTATTAAAGGTTCTTTTGCAATGACAGAACTGGGACATGGGAGCAAT GTAAGAGGAATTGAGACAATAGCAACTTATGATTCCCAAACAAGAGAGTTTGTGATAAATACTCCTTGCGAGTCAGCTCAGAAGTACTGGATTGGTGGAGCTGCTAAT CATGCTACACATACAATAGTCTTTGCTCAGCTCCATATAAATGGAAGAAATGAGGGTGTCCACGCTTTTGTAGCTCAGATTAGAGATCAAGATGAGAGTGTGTTGCCTAATATCCATATAGCTGACTGTGGCCATAAAATTGGACTTAATGGTGTTGATAATGGTCGCATTTG GTTTAACAATATACGTGTTCCTCGAGAGAATTTGCTGAATCTGGTTGCTGATGTTTTGCCAGATGGGCAATATGTTAGCACAGTAGATGACCCAGATCAG AGGTTTGCAGCATTTCTATCTCCTCTCACGTTTGGCCGGGTATATATTGCGGTTAGCTCGGTTTATATTTCAAAG GTAGGCCTAGCAATTGCTGTGAGATATGCTTTGTCAAGGAGGGCCTTTTCAATAACACCAGATGCCCCTGAAATGCTGTTACTTGATTACCCCAGTCACCAGAGGCGCCTCCTACCTTTGCTTGCAAAAGC ATGTATGATGAGCAGTGCTGGTAATTTCATGAAAAATATGTACGTCAAGAGAACACCTGAAATTAGTAAAGCGATACATGTCTACTCTAGTGCTCTGAAGGCTACACTAACCTGGCAAAATATGACCACGATTCAG GAGTGTCGCGAGGCCTGTGGTGGCCAAGGTTTGAAGACTGAGAACCGTGTAGGAATTTTCAAAGCTGAATTTGATGTGCAGTCTACATTTGAGGGTGACAACAATGTTCTACTTCAGCAG GTAAGCAAAGCCCTGTACGCTGAATTTGTAGCGACACAAAAGAAGAAGAAGCCATTCAAGGGATTGGGATTGGAACATTTGAATGGTCCTTGTCCTGTTATTCCTGATTGTCTGACAAGTGGCATATTAAGGAGCTCCAAGTTCCAG ATGGATTTGTTATGCTTAAGGGAGCGGGATTTACTAAACCAGTTCACCAAAGAGGTATCTCAATATCTCGCACAAGGAGAGAGCAGGGAGAAGGCTTTCATGCTG AGCTACCAAATTGGTGAAGAGTTGGCTAGAGCGTTTACTGAGCGCACAATTTTGCAAATATTTTTGGAGGACGAGAGGAATGCTCCTGCTGGTTCTTTAAAG GATGTATTGGGCTTACTGAGGTCTATGTATGTCACGGTCTGCATAGATGAATCTGCATCTTTTCTGAGAAACGGTTATTTGTCGCGGGACAATGTAGCCACCGTGAGGAAAGAAGTCATGGCACTGTGCAGTGAACTCAGGCCTCATGCGCTTGCTATTGTCAGTTCCTTTGGAATCCCTGACGCCTTCCTCAGTCCACTTGCTTTTGACTGGATCCAGGCGAATGCGCTGTCCTCCGAGAGCGAGTGA